The following coding sequences lie in one Spinacia oleracea cultivar Varoflay chromosome 1, BTI_SOV_V1, whole genome shotgun sequence genomic window:
- the LOC110805008 gene encoding uncharacterized protein isoform X1, translating into MLIFSEAKMETGPTSLISRIHNSLPDGIYFATSITSHKTSEFELVQGILHILQGNSSTLFVWDEIQCRFYAKIGMYVAHLSQTSLHDILNQFLYAATCLRLVELVIERIEKEGKWFPTLRAFGSSVSAWLKRLRDIALEEEVKINDPDPRTVPTLLGMANSLSSLCSGAEFLLQVVREAVPNFWLDSLHSAPAAEVAVHILDHLYKKLNETCLVQGGEEESYRMLLYLFLGSLLPYIEILDNWIFEGILGDPYNELFFYENKSVSINDTEFWEKSYLWRFLTHQKVDAEISSMALKNKACPLFIKDIAKEIVSAGKSLQLIRHVPMTSNMTSASEGRHKDLRGFRSFCVVNDQSELCRGSNTAGLTLVEVFFVSVAGIIGHGDHVYNYFMQKDFTSMIPRLLQCEVERHKLGRERESGAIKSPRKTWVEFLDSTLQEREKSHQVETLLSHGKGDAETSLVNELQLLKSFCPENPVITVCQKLLNKNRDSLRSLTLSKNANLPPLNDEDLRTAIFNIENEKGALSTKQTNFSFGFQFSESQYLRSTGESKVLEAMFPFPTVLPSYQEDLQMSELLPLQKNSTLSSRILRWIQSAEPKGTLLPTVILQECLKVYINKQVDIIGSCMLSKLLQEWRLMDELEVLRAIYLLGSGDLLQHFLLMIFKKMDKGESWDDDFELNMVLQESIRNSADAMLLTAPDSLVVSIIKPHGLDGSDQQNATGIPSIPRKGHEHILGVNGLDVLNFTYKVSWPLELIANTEAVRKYNQVMHFLLKVKRAKFVLDKVRRWIWKKKGAVTVNFKHHWLVEQKLLHFVDAFHQYVMDRVYHSAWREMCQGIAAACSLDEVIEVHEAYLLSIQRQCFVVPDKLGALIASRINTILGLALDFYSIQQTLNSGGAVSAIKARCEMEVDRIEKQFDDCIAFLLRVLSFKINVGHFPHLADLVTRINYNHYYMSDNGNMITAPGSESVKSGKAFPSRPG; encoded by the exons ATGCTCATCTTCAGTGAAGCAAAGATGGAAACCGGGCCCACCAGTTTGATTAGCAGGATCCATAATTCGTTACCCGATGGAATATATTTCGCAACATCAATTACTTCCCACAAAACCAGCGAATTCGAATTG GTTCAAGGTATATTGCATATATTGCAGGGTAATTCTAGTACCTTGTTTGTTTGGGATGAAATTCAATGTCGATTTTATGCCAAAATTGGGATGTATGTAGCTCACCTCTCCCAAACGAGTTTACATGATATTCTCAATCAGTTTTTGTATGCTGCTACTTGTTTAAGGCTGGTGGAGCTTGTTATTGAACGGATTGAGAAAGAGGGGAAATGGTTTCCTACATTGAGGGCGTTTGGGAGCTCGGTTTCAGCTTGGCTCAAG AGGTTGCGAGACATTGCGTTGGAGGAGGAAGTAAAGATAAATGACCCTGATCCAAGGACTGTTCCAACGCTTTTGGGGATGGCAAACTCTTTGTCCAG CCTTTGTTCAGGGGCCGAATTTTTGTTACAAGTAGTTCGTGAAGCAGTGCCGAATTTCTGGCTTGATTCTCTGCATTCTGCTCCTGCTGCTGAAGTGGCTGTCCATATCCTTGATCATCTTTACAAGAAGCTAAATGAAACTTGTCTTGTCCAGGGTGGTGAG GAGGAGTCCTACAGGAtgctcctttatttatttcttgGAAGTCTATTGCCATATATTGAGATCCTTGATAACTGGATATTTGAAGGAATTCTTGGCGATCCGTATAATGAG TTGTTCTTCTATGAAAATAAATCTGTATCAATTAATGACACTGAATTTTGGGAGAAGAGCTACCTCTGGAGATTCCTGACACATCAAAAGGTTGATGCTGAGATCTCAAGCATGGCTCTTAAGAATAAAGCATGCCCATTGTTTATTAAGGACATAGCTAAGGAAATTGTTTCAGCTGGAAAGTCTCTGCAGCTGATCAGGCATGTTCCAATGACTTCAAATATGACATCAGCTTCAGAAGGAAGAcataaggacctgcgtggttttAGAAGTTTTTGTGTTGTTAAtgatcaaagtgaattatgtagaGGGTCCAATACCGCAGGGTTGACATTGGTAGAGGTATTTTTTGTGTCTGTCGCAGGTATTATAGGCCATGGTGATCATGTGTATAATTACTTTATGCAAAAAGATTTTACCTCTATGATTCCTCGTTTATTGCAATGTGAAGTGGAAAGGCACAAACTtggaagagaaagagagagtgGTGCTATAAAAAGCCCAAGAAAGACTTGGGTTGAGTTTTTGGATAGTACATtacaagaaagagaaaaatctcaTCAAGTTGAAACCTTGTTGTCCCATGGTAAAGGAGATGCTGAGACCAGTCTGGTGAATGAACTCCAACTTCTGAAATCTTTCTGTCCCGAAAATCCAGTTATTACTGTTTGTCAAAAGTTATTGAACAAGAATAGAGATTCGTTGAGATCTTTGACTTTGTCAAAGAATGCCAATCTTCCTCCATTGAATGATGAGGATTTGCGGACGGCTATTTTCAATATTGAAAATGAAAAAGGAGCTTTATCAACCAAGCAAACCAATTTCAGTTTTGGTTTTCAGTTTAGTGAATCTCAATATCTTCGTTCAACAGGAGAATCAAAAGTTTTAGAAGCCATGTTTCCTTTTCCAACAGTTCTCCCTTCTTATCAG GAGGACCTTCAGATGTCAGAACTGTTGCCTCTTCAGAAAAATAGCACTTTGTCCTCCAGAATTCTTCGCTGGATTCAAAGTGCCGAACCTAAGGGAACCCTCCTTCCTACGGTTATACTGCAAGAATGTCTGAAAGTCTACATTAATAAACAG GTGGATATCATTGGAAGTTGCATGCTGTCAAAGTTACTCCAGGAATGGAGATTGATGGATGAGCTTGAAGTGCTGCGTGCTATTTACTTGTTAGGTTCAG GGGATCTTCTCCAACACTTCTTGTTAATGATTTTCAAAAAGATGGATAAAGGAGAATCAtgggatgatgattttgaattgAATATGGTACTGCAG GAATCAATCAGGAATTCTGCAGATGCCATGCTATTGACTGCGCCAGACTCATTGGTTGTCTCAATCATTAAACCTCATGGTCTTGATGGTAGTGATCAGCAGAATGCAACTGGTATTCCATCTATTCCTCGCAAAGGCCATGAGCATATCTTGGGTGTTAATGGTCTTGATGTACTCAACTTCACCTATAAG GTTTCTTGGCCACTTGAACTTATTGCTAATACCGAGGCAGTTAGAAAGTATAACCAG GTGATGCATTTCTTATTGAAAGTTAAGCGTGCGAAGTTTGTACTTGACAAAGTTCGGAGATGGATATGGAAG AAAAAAGGTGCGGTAACAGTCAACTTCAAGCACCATTGGTTAGTGGAACAGAAACTTCTGCATTTTGTGGATGCTTTTCACCAGTACGTGATGGATAGA GTCTATCATAGTGCATGGCGTGAGATGTGCCAAGGTATTGCAGCAGCATGTTCTTTAGATGAAGTAATTGAAGTACATGAAGCCTACTTGCTATCTATCCAAAGGCAATGCTTTGTTGTTCCTGATAAGCTG GGGGCACTGATAGCCAGCAGGATAAACACTATCCTTGGATTGGCTCTGGACTTCTACTCAATACAGCAGACACTTAATAGTGGCGGGGCAGTTTCTGCCATTAAGGCCAGATGTGAAATGGAAGTGGATCGCATTGAGAAGCAGTTTGATGATTGCATTGCCTTTCTTCTCAGA GTATTGTCCTTCAAGATCAACGTGGGACACTTTCCACATTTGGCAGATTTGGTGACCCGAATAAATTACAACCACTACTACATGTCCGATAATGGAAACATGATCACAGCTCCTGGATCTGAATCAGTGAAGTCAGGAAAGGCCTTTCCCAGCAGACCTGGGTGA
- the LOC110805008 gene encoding uncharacterized protein isoform X2 → MTLIQGLFQRFWGWQTLCPGAEFLLQVVREAVPNFWLDSLHSAPAAEVAVHILDHLYKKLNETCLVQGGEEESYRMLLYLFLGSLLPYIEILDNWIFEGILGDPYNELFFYENKSVSINDTEFWEKSYLWRFLTHQKVDAEISSMALKNKACPLFIKDIAKEIVSAGKSLQLIRHVPMTSNMTSASEGRHKDLRGFRSFCVVNDQSELCRGSNTAGLTLVEVFFVSVAGIIGHGDHVYNYFMQKDFTSMIPRLLQCEVERHKLGRERESGAIKSPRKTWVEFLDSTLQEREKSHQVETLLSHGKGDAETSLVNELQLLKSFCPENPVITVCQKLLNKNRDSLRSLTLSKNANLPPLNDEDLRTAIFNIENEKGALSTKQTNFSFGFQFSESQYLRSTGESKVLEAMFPFPTVLPSYQEDLQMSELLPLQKNSTLSSRILRWIQSAEPKGTLLPTVILQECLKVYINKQVDIIGSCMLSKLLQEWRLMDELEVLRAIYLLGSGDLLQHFLLMIFKKMDKGESWDDDFELNMVLQESIRNSADAMLLTAPDSLVVSIIKPHGLDGSDQQNATGIPSIPRKGHEHILGVNGLDVLNFTYKVSWPLELIANTEAVRKYNQVMHFLLKVKRAKFVLDKVRRWIWKKKGAVTVNFKHHWLVEQKLLHFVDAFHQYVMDRVYHSAWREMCQGIAAACSLDEVIEVHEAYLLSIQRQCFVVPDKLGALIASRINTILGLALDFYSIQQTLNSGGAVSAIKARCEMEVDRIEKQFDDCIAFLLRVLSFKINVGHFPHLADLVTRINYNHYYMSDNGNMITAPGSESVKSGKAFPSRPG, encoded by the exons ATGACCCTGATCCAAGGACTGTTCCAACGCTTTTGGGGATGGCAAACTCTTTGTCCAG GGGCCGAATTTTTGTTACAAGTAGTTCGTGAAGCAGTGCCGAATTTCTGGCTTGATTCTCTGCATTCTGCTCCTGCTGCTGAAGTGGCTGTCCATATCCTTGATCATCTTTACAAGAAGCTAAATGAAACTTGTCTTGTCCAGGGTGGTGAG GAGGAGTCCTACAGGAtgctcctttatttatttcttgGAAGTCTATTGCCATATATTGAGATCCTTGATAACTGGATATTTGAAGGAATTCTTGGCGATCCGTATAATGAG TTGTTCTTCTATGAAAATAAATCTGTATCAATTAATGACACTGAATTTTGGGAGAAGAGCTACCTCTGGAGATTCCTGACACATCAAAAGGTTGATGCTGAGATCTCAAGCATGGCTCTTAAGAATAAAGCATGCCCATTGTTTATTAAGGACATAGCTAAGGAAATTGTTTCAGCTGGAAAGTCTCTGCAGCTGATCAGGCATGTTCCAATGACTTCAAATATGACATCAGCTTCAGAAGGAAGAcataaggacctgcgtggttttAGAAGTTTTTGTGTTGTTAAtgatcaaagtgaattatgtagaGGGTCCAATACCGCAGGGTTGACATTGGTAGAGGTATTTTTTGTGTCTGTCGCAGGTATTATAGGCCATGGTGATCATGTGTATAATTACTTTATGCAAAAAGATTTTACCTCTATGATTCCTCGTTTATTGCAATGTGAAGTGGAAAGGCACAAACTtggaagagaaagagagagtgGTGCTATAAAAAGCCCAAGAAAGACTTGGGTTGAGTTTTTGGATAGTACATtacaagaaagagaaaaatctcaTCAAGTTGAAACCTTGTTGTCCCATGGTAAAGGAGATGCTGAGACCAGTCTGGTGAATGAACTCCAACTTCTGAAATCTTTCTGTCCCGAAAATCCAGTTATTACTGTTTGTCAAAAGTTATTGAACAAGAATAGAGATTCGTTGAGATCTTTGACTTTGTCAAAGAATGCCAATCTTCCTCCATTGAATGATGAGGATTTGCGGACGGCTATTTTCAATATTGAAAATGAAAAAGGAGCTTTATCAACCAAGCAAACCAATTTCAGTTTTGGTTTTCAGTTTAGTGAATCTCAATATCTTCGTTCAACAGGAGAATCAAAAGTTTTAGAAGCCATGTTTCCTTTTCCAACAGTTCTCCCTTCTTATCAG GAGGACCTTCAGATGTCAGAACTGTTGCCTCTTCAGAAAAATAGCACTTTGTCCTCCAGAATTCTTCGCTGGATTCAAAGTGCCGAACCTAAGGGAACCCTCCTTCCTACGGTTATACTGCAAGAATGTCTGAAAGTCTACATTAATAAACAG GTGGATATCATTGGAAGTTGCATGCTGTCAAAGTTACTCCAGGAATGGAGATTGATGGATGAGCTTGAAGTGCTGCGTGCTATTTACTTGTTAGGTTCAG GGGATCTTCTCCAACACTTCTTGTTAATGATTTTCAAAAAGATGGATAAAGGAGAATCAtgggatgatgattttgaattgAATATGGTACTGCAG GAATCAATCAGGAATTCTGCAGATGCCATGCTATTGACTGCGCCAGACTCATTGGTTGTCTCAATCATTAAACCTCATGGTCTTGATGGTAGTGATCAGCAGAATGCAACTGGTATTCCATCTATTCCTCGCAAAGGCCATGAGCATATCTTGGGTGTTAATGGTCTTGATGTACTCAACTTCACCTATAAG GTTTCTTGGCCACTTGAACTTATTGCTAATACCGAGGCAGTTAGAAAGTATAACCAG GTGATGCATTTCTTATTGAAAGTTAAGCGTGCGAAGTTTGTACTTGACAAAGTTCGGAGATGGATATGGAAG AAAAAAGGTGCGGTAACAGTCAACTTCAAGCACCATTGGTTAGTGGAACAGAAACTTCTGCATTTTGTGGATGCTTTTCACCAGTACGTGATGGATAGA GTCTATCATAGTGCATGGCGTGAGATGTGCCAAGGTATTGCAGCAGCATGTTCTTTAGATGAAGTAATTGAAGTACATGAAGCCTACTTGCTATCTATCCAAAGGCAATGCTTTGTTGTTCCTGATAAGCTG GGGGCACTGATAGCCAGCAGGATAAACACTATCCTTGGATTGGCTCTGGACTTCTACTCAATACAGCAGACACTTAATAGTGGCGGGGCAGTTTCTGCCATTAAGGCCAGATGTGAAATGGAAGTGGATCGCATTGAGAAGCAGTTTGATGATTGCATTGCCTTTCTTCTCAGA GTATTGTCCTTCAAGATCAACGTGGGACACTTTCCACATTTGGCAGATTTGGTGACCCGAATAAATTACAACCACTACTACATGTCCGATAATGGAAACATGATCACAGCTCCTGGATCTGAATCAGTGAAGTCAGGAAAGGCCTTTCCCAGCAGACCTGGGTGA
- the LOC110805006 gene encoding 26S proteasome non-ATPase regulatory subunit 12 homolog A, translating to MADQKGGNLEAQIDALLNVGKQMRLFGDVDGARKASCDILDLCFQSKAWETLNDQIVALSKRFEQAVTSMVQQAMGYIDQTPDLHTRVDLIKTLNRVSAGKIYVEVERSRLIKILAKIKEQQGLIDEAAELMQEIAVETFGAMAKTEKIAFILEQVRLCLDRKDYIRAQILSRKISPRVFDIDPSKEKEKPKEGDNIVEEAPADIPSLTELKRIYYELMIRYYKHHNDYLEICRCYKAIYEISSVKEDPEQWTPILRKICWYLALAPHDPMQSSLMNSTLEDKNLYEIPKFKSLLKQLVTIKVILWTDLWNEFEGEFDNEKNLLGGSLGEKAAEDLKQRVIEHNILVISKYNSKITLKRLSDLLCLSIQETEKHLSDMVVSKAIVAKIDRPMGIVCFQVVKDSNDILNSWSINLEKLLGLVEKSCHQIHKETMIHKAALKV from the exons ATGGCG GACCAAAAAGGCGGTAATCTGGAAGCTCAAATTGATGCATTGTTGAATGTGGGAAAGCAAATGAGACTTTTTGGAGATGTCGATGGAGCTAGAAAGGCTTCTTGTGATATTCTCGATTTATGCTTCCAATCTAAAGCCTGGGAAACCTTGAATGACCAGATCGTCGCTCTCTCCAAGCGCTTTGAGCAG GCTGTGACCTCGATGGTGCAGCAAGCCATGGGTTACATTGATCAAACACCTGATCTTCATACTCGTGTAGACCTCATTAAAACACTAAATCGTGTATCTGCTGGGAAG ATATATGTTGAAGTAGAAAGGTCACGGTTGATCAAGATACTTGCTAAGATTAAAGAGCAACAAGGGCTTATCGATGAAGCTGCTGAGCTGATGCAAGAGATAGCG GTTGAAACCTTTGGTGCTATGGCAAAAACTGAAAAGATAGCATTTATTCTTGAGCAA GTTCGTCTTTGTTTAGATCGTAAAGACTATATTCGGGCTCAAATCCTTTCCAGAAAAATCAGTCCCAGGGTTTTTGATATTGATCCTTCAAAAGAAAAGGAGAAACCTAAGGAAGGTGATAATATTGTAGAAGAGGCCCCTGCTGATATTCCGTCGTTGACAGAGTTGAAGCGTATCTATTACGAGTTGATGATTCG ATACTACAAGCACCACAATGACTACCTTGAAATATGTCGATGCTATAAGGCTATCTATGAGATCTCATCTGTCAAGGAAGACCCTGAGCAGTGGACACCG ATTTTGAGGAAAATTTGCTGGTACTTGGCGCTTGCCCCACATGATCCGATGCAGTCAAGCCTTATGAACTCTACTCTGGAGGATAAGAACCTTTATGAAATCCCAAAGTTTAA GTCACTATTGAAACAGCTGGTGACAATAAAGGTTATCCTTTGGACAGATCTTTGGAATGAATTTGAGGGTGAATTTGATAATGAGAAGAATTTGCTTGGAGGTTCGTTAGGCGAGAAAGCTGCTGAAGATCTTAAACAAAGAGTTATTGAACAT AACATACTTGTTATTTCAAAGTACAACTCAAAGATCACCTTGAAGAGACTGTCGGACTTATTATGCCTCAGTATTCAG GAAACGGAGAAGCATCTATCTGATATGGTTGTCTCCAAGGCTATAGTAGCAAAGATAGACAGACCAATGGGGATTGTATGTTTCCAGGTAGTCAAGGACAGCAACGACATTCTGAATTCATGGTCAATCAACTTGGAGAAACTGCTTGGCCTTGTTGAGAAGAGTTGCCATCAAATACACAAGGAGACGATGATTCACAAAGCTGCCCtaaaagtttga